A genome region from Hevea brasiliensis isolate MT/VB/25A 57/8 chromosome 9, ASM3005281v1, whole genome shotgun sequence includes the following:
- the LOC110656242 gene encoding 65-kDa microtubule-associated protein 4 isoform X2 codes for MYNNQNDRIASVETTCGFLLVELQNMWDEVGENDVRRDKVLFEIEEECLEVYRRKVNEADKCRSELQREIAFVEAEIEGICSALSEQPVKYEQKASAKLKEKLHIIFPVLEELRKRKAQRKKQFLEVLDELKNISKEIFGSTTEDNLYEKVLDEDDLSLRRLKELQNHLRELQNEMSNRLKQVLCLLDTLSSLCGVLGVDFKHKIHEIHPTLDDSEGLKDMTNDTIERLTSAMRGFRDLKIQRMQRLQGLGTALLELWDLMDTPIEEQQMFQNVTSFIAASEPQATEPNMLSTDFINHVEDEVSRLKQLKSSKVKEIILKKRLELEELCRNAHMVTESLTAAEYSIEAVTSGVDPVHLLEEIEFEIVKVKEEAYRRKEILNKVEKWFAACEEECWLEEYNRDENRYNAGRGAHLTLKHAEKARTVVNKIPAMVEALTSKTKVWEKEQGIQFLYDGERLLSGLEQYSNLRKVKEQEKIRQRDQKRLQVQLMAEQEALLGAKSGPSKSGRKASRTSVGFASNRKLSLGGAMLQNTKAEKSSPHMHLNKKGDYFSQNSYLGSQQICDFATHTSGRRNSEIGGHFVKKQSSAKACPNELRLIRKPLSPIPVTMSSQANIANFPADKAGLQDTFTKKPLGTPTKSISGGDEENGTPKTLPILVPTTPTTTSASMLMALTPTTPYVSSAAIIAKKVVKQNEYSFEELRAGFICPESQL; via the exons ATGTATAACAATCAGAACGATCGCATCGCCAGCGTTGAAACAACTTGCGGATTCTTGCTAGTGGAATTGCAG AACATGTGGGACGAAGTGGGAGAGAATGACGTTCGAAGGGATAAAGTGTTGTTCGAAATTGAAGAAGAGTGCCTGGAGGTGTATAGGAGAAAAGTTAATGAGGCTGACAAATGTAGATCTGAATTGCAACGTGAAATTGCTTTCGTTGAAGCGGAAATTGAGGGTATCTGCTCTGCATTGAGTGAGCAACCAGTAAAA TATGAGCAGAAGGCGAGTGCAAAGTTAAAAGAAAAGCTTCACATCATTTTTCCAGTGTTGGAGGAATTGCGGAAGAGAAAAGCACAGAGGAAAAAGCAATTCCTTGAAGTTCTAGATGAACTAAAGAACATTTCAAAAGAGATTTTCGGTTCTACTACAGAAGATAATCTGTACGAGAAGGTTTTGGACGAGGACGACTTGTCCCTCAGAAGACTAAAAGAGTTGCAGAATCACTTACGCGAGCTTCAGAATGAGATG AGCAATCGTTTGAAGCAAGTACTGTGTCTTTTGGACACTCTGAGCTCCCTCTGTGGGGTTCTTGGTGTGGATTTCAAACACAAAATACATGAGATCCATCCAACTTTGGATGATTCTGAAGGATTGAAAGACATGACCAACGATACAATTGAGAGGTTGACTTCTGCAATGCGAGGTTTCCGAGATTTGAAGATACAGAGAATGCAGAGG CTTCAAGGTCTTGGAACTGCCCTTCTGGAGCTTTGGGATTTGATGGACACTCCAATTGAGGAGCAACAAATGTTTCAGAacgttaccagttttattgctgcTTCAGAACCCCAAGCTACGGAGCCTAATATGCTTTCCACGGACTTCATTAACCAT GTTGAGGATGAAGTCTCAAGGCTCAAGCAGCTCAAATCAAGTAAAGTTAAAGAGATTATTCTAAAGAAGAGGCTGGAACTAGAAGAGTTATGCAGGAACGCACACATGGTAACAGAATCACTTACTGCAGCAGAATATTCGATTGAGGCTGTAACATCTG GAGTGGATCCTGTGCATCTACTAGAAGAGATTGAATTTGAAATTGTAAAGGTTAAAGAAGAAGCTTATAGGAGGAAGGAAATACTCAACAAGGTGGAGAAATGGTTTGCTGCATGTGAAGAAGAGTGCTGGCTTGAGGAGTATAACAGG GATGAAAATCGTTATAATGCTGGAAGAGGTGCGCATCTTACCTTGAAACATGCAGAGAAAGCTCGTACAGTTGTTAACAAAATCCCTG CAATGGTGGAGGCATTGACTTCAAAAACCAAAGTTTGGGAGAAAGAACAAGGAATTCAGTTCTTATATGATGGT GAACGACTTCTGTCTGGACTGGAACAGTACAGCAACCTAAGGAAAGTGAAGGAACAAGAAAAGATAAGACAAAGA GACCAGAAGAGGCTTCAGGTGCAGCTGATGGCAGAGCAGGAAGCACTTCTTGGGGCAAAATCCGGTCCATCAAAGAGTGGAAGGAAGGCTTCTAGAACTTCAGTTGGATTTGCAAGTAACAGGAAACTCTCCCTTGGTGGAGCAATGCTTCAGAACACTAAAGCGGAAAAATCATCTCCACACATGCATCTAAATAAGAAGGGTGATTATTTCAGCCAAAATAGCTACTTGGGTTCCCAGCAAATTTGTGATTTTGCAACTCATACCTCTG GTAGAAGAAACTCAGAGATTGGTGGTCATTTCGTAAAGAAGCAGTCTTCTGCAAAGGCGTGTCCAAATGAATTGCGCTTGATCAGAAAGCCTCTCTCGCCAATTCCTGTAACGATGTCTTCTCAGGCCAACATAGCAAATTTCCCAGCAGATAAGGCAGGATTGCAAGATACTTTTACTAAGAAACCATTGGGGACACCTACCAAATCGATCTCTGGTGGAGATGAAGAGAACGGAACCCCAAAGACACTTCCAATTCTGGTGCCAACAACTCCAACAACGACTTCGGCTTCTATGCTGATGGCCTTAACACCGACTACACCTTATGTTTCTTCTGCAGCTATAATAGCAAAAAAGGTTGTGAAGCAAAATGAATACTCTTTTGAGGAGCTAAGAGCTGGATTTATCTGTCCAGAATCACAACTATAA
- the LOC110656242 gene encoding 65-kDa microtubule-associated protein 3 isoform X1 produces the protein MYNNQNDRIASVETTCGFLLVELQNMWDEVGENDVRRDKVLFEIEEECLEVYRRKVNEADKCRSELQREIAFVEAEIEGICSALSEQPVKYEQKASAKLKEKLHIIFPVLEELRKRKAQRKKQFLEVLDELKNISKEIFGSTTEDNLYEKVLDEDDLSLRRLKELQNHLRELQNEMSNRLKQVLCLLDTLSSLCGVLGVDFKHKIHEIHPTLDDSEGLKDMTNDTIERLTSAMRGFRDLKIQRMQRLQGLGTALLELWDLMDTPIEEQQMFQNVTSFIAASEPQATEPNMLSTDFINHVEDEVSRLKQLKSSKVKEIILKKRLELEELCRNAHMVTESLTAAEYSIEAVTSGVDPVHLLEEIEFEIVKVKEEAYRRKEILNKVEKWFAACEEECWLEEYNRDENRYNAGRGAHLTLKHAEKARTVVNKIPAMVEALTSKTKVWEKEQGIQFLYDGERLLSGLEQYSNLRKVKEQEKIRQRDQKRLQVQLMAEQEALLGAKSGPSKSGRKASRTSVGFASNRKLSLGGAMLQNTKAEKSSPHMHLNKKGRRNSEIGGHFVKKQSSAKACPNELRLIRKPLSPIPVTMSSQANIANFPADKAGLQDTFTKKPLGTPTKSISGGDEENGTPKTLPILVPTTPTTTSASMLMALTPTTPYVSSAAIIAKKVVKQNEYSFEELRAGFICPESQL, from the exons ATGTATAACAATCAGAACGATCGCATCGCCAGCGTTGAAACAACTTGCGGATTCTTGCTAGTGGAATTGCAG AACATGTGGGACGAAGTGGGAGAGAATGACGTTCGAAGGGATAAAGTGTTGTTCGAAATTGAAGAAGAGTGCCTGGAGGTGTATAGGAGAAAAGTTAATGAGGCTGACAAATGTAGATCTGAATTGCAACGTGAAATTGCTTTCGTTGAAGCGGAAATTGAGGGTATCTGCTCTGCATTGAGTGAGCAACCAGTAAAA TATGAGCAGAAGGCGAGTGCAAAGTTAAAAGAAAAGCTTCACATCATTTTTCCAGTGTTGGAGGAATTGCGGAAGAGAAAAGCACAGAGGAAAAAGCAATTCCTTGAAGTTCTAGATGAACTAAAGAACATTTCAAAAGAGATTTTCGGTTCTACTACAGAAGATAATCTGTACGAGAAGGTTTTGGACGAGGACGACTTGTCCCTCAGAAGACTAAAAGAGTTGCAGAATCACTTACGCGAGCTTCAGAATGAGATG AGCAATCGTTTGAAGCAAGTACTGTGTCTTTTGGACACTCTGAGCTCCCTCTGTGGGGTTCTTGGTGTGGATTTCAAACACAAAATACATGAGATCCATCCAACTTTGGATGATTCTGAAGGATTGAAAGACATGACCAACGATACAATTGAGAGGTTGACTTCTGCAATGCGAGGTTTCCGAGATTTGAAGATACAGAGAATGCAGAGG CTTCAAGGTCTTGGAACTGCCCTTCTGGAGCTTTGGGATTTGATGGACACTCCAATTGAGGAGCAACAAATGTTTCAGAacgttaccagttttattgctgcTTCAGAACCCCAAGCTACGGAGCCTAATATGCTTTCCACGGACTTCATTAACCAT GTTGAGGATGAAGTCTCAAGGCTCAAGCAGCTCAAATCAAGTAAAGTTAAAGAGATTATTCTAAAGAAGAGGCTGGAACTAGAAGAGTTATGCAGGAACGCACACATGGTAACAGAATCACTTACTGCAGCAGAATATTCGATTGAGGCTGTAACATCTG GAGTGGATCCTGTGCATCTACTAGAAGAGATTGAATTTGAAATTGTAAAGGTTAAAGAAGAAGCTTATAGGAGGAAGGAAATACTCAACAAGGTGGAGAAATGGTTTGCTGCATGTGAAGAAGAGTGCTGGCTTGAGGAGTATAACAGG GATGAAAATCGTTATAATGCTGGAAGAGGTGCGCATCTTACCTTGAAACATGCAGAGAAAGCTCGTACAGTTGTTAACAAAATCCCTG CAATGGTGGAGGCATTGACTTCAAAAACCAAAGTTTGGGAGAAAGAACAAGGAATTCAGTTCTTATATGATGGT GAACGACTTCTGTCTGGACTGGAACAGTACAGCAACCTAAGGAAAGTGAAGGAACAAGAAAAGATAAGACAAAGA GACCAGAAGAGGCTTCAGGTGCAGCTGATGGCAGAGCAGGAAGCACTTCTTGGGGCAAAATCCGGTCCATCAAAGAGTGGAAGGAAGGCTTCTAGAACTTCAGTTGGATTTGCAAGTAACAGGAAACTCTCCCTTGGTGGAGCAATGCTTCAGAACACTAAAGCGGAAAAATCATCTCCACACATGCATCTAAATAAGAAGG GTAGAAGAAACTCAGAGATTGGTGGTCATTTCGTAAAGAAGCAGTCTTCTGCAAAGGCGTGTCCAAATGAATTGCGCTTGATCAGAAAGCCTCTCTCGCCAATTCCTGTAACGATGTCTTCTCAGGCCAACATAGCAAATTTCCCAGCAGATAAGGCAGGATTGCAAGATACTTTTACTAAGAAACCATTGGGGACACCTACCAAATCGATCTCTGGTGGAGATGAAGAGAACGGAACCCCAAAGACACTTCCAATTCTGGTGCCAACAACTCCAACAACGACTTCGGCTTCTATGCTGATGGCCTTAACACCGACTACACCTTATGTTTCTTCTGCAGCTATAATAGCAAAAAAGGTTGTGAAGCAAAATGAATACTCTTTTGAGGAGCTAAGAGCTGGATTTATCTGTCCAGAATCACAACTATAA